One stretch of Suricata suricatta isolate VVHF042 chromosome 13, meerkat_22Aug2017_6uvM2_HiC, whole genome shotgun sequence DNA includes these proteins:
- the LOC115275850 gene encoding olfactory receptor 1G1-like, translating into MKPGNHTLSASEFFLLGLSEQQEQQPLLFSIFLSMYLLTVLGNTVIISAIVSDLHLHTPMYFFLANFSLTDLCLASTTVPRMLVNIQTHRNTITFAGCLSQIYFFLWFIGLDVFLLVVMAYDRLVAICHPLHYTLVMTPRHCTLLLVMSLILTQSYSLTHTSLLAQLSFCTDNIIPHFFCELLPLLKLSCSNTYANQCVLIYWGGALTILIPLLIIISYVRIVAAIVRVPSASGKWKAFSTCGSHLSAVCLFYVSAIGVYFIPSSAESASKDRIAAVMYAVVTPMLNPFIYSLRNKDMKSALGRLLSRRALRSP; encoded by the coding sequence ATGAAACCAGGAAATCACACACTGAGTGCTTCTGAATTCTTCCTCCTGGGCCTGTCTGAGCAGCAGGAACAGCAGCCTCTCCTCTTCAGCATTTTCCTGAGCATGTACCTGCTCACTGTGCTGGGAAACACTGTCATCATATCAGCCATTGTCTCTGATCTgcacctccacacccccatgtactttttcctggCCAACTTCTCCCTCACTGACCTGTGTTTAGCATCTACCACAGTCCCTAGAATGCTAGTGAACATTCAGACCCATAGGAATACCATCACCTTCGCTGGATGCCTGTCTCAGATCTACTTCTTCCTATGGTTCATTGGTCTAGATGTGTTCCTCCTGGTGGTGATGGCATACGACCGGCTTGTGGCTATCTGCCACCCCCTTCACTACACCTTGGTCATGACTCCCAGACACTGTACTTTGCTGTTGGTCATGTCCCTAATCCTCACTCAGTCATACTCTCTGACCCACACCAGTCTCCTGGCTCAGTTATccttctgcactgacaacatcaTTCCCCACTTCTTTTGCGAACTTCTCCCTCTGTTGAAGCTCTCTTGTTCCAATACTTATGCCAACCAGTGTGTGCTGATATACTGGGGAGGGGCATTGACCATCTTGATCCCCTTGCTAATTATCATCTCTTATGTCCGCATCGTGGCTGCTATTGTAAGAGTCCCATCAGCTAGTGGAAAGTGgaaggccttctccacctgtggcTCCCACCTCTCAGCAGTTTGCTTGTTCTATGTGTCTGCTATTGGGGTGTACTTCATTCCCTCCTCTGCTGAATCTGCCAGCAAGGACAGGATTGCAGCAGTGATGTATGCTGTGGTGACTCCCATGCTGAACCCGTTCATCTATAGTCTGAGAAACAAAGATATGAAAAGTGCCTTGGGGAGACTTCTGAGCAGAAGGGCACTGCGATCTCCATGA
- the LOC115275852 gene encoding LOW QUALITY PROTEIN: olfactory receptor 1N2 (The sequence of the model RefSeq protein was modified relative to this genomic sequence to represent the inferred CDS: deleted 2 bases in 1 codon) has protein sequence MGTPSRVNQTAVSDFLLLGLSEQPEEQSLLFGVFLGMYLLTMTGNLLTVLAISSDPHLHTPMYFFLANLSLTDACFTSASIPKMLANIHTQSRTISYSGCLAQLYFLLVFGGLDNFLLAVMAYDRYVAICQPLHYSTAMSPPLCALMLVMCWVLTNCPALMHTLLLTRVAFCTHKAIPHFYCDPSALLKLACSDTRINELMIITMGLMFLTAAPLMLIVLSYVRISWAVFGISSPGGRWKAFSTCGSHLTVVLLFYGSLMGVYLLPPSTHSAETQSRAAILYMVIIPMLNPFIYSLRNRDLKEALGKLFGNGKTFLLPFW, from the exons ATGGGAACACCAAGTAGAGTGAACCAAACTGCTGTTTCAGACTTCCTCCTTCTAGGACTTTCTGAGCAGCCGGAGGAGCAATCTCTCCTATTTGGTGTTTTCCTGGGCATGTACTTACTCACCATGACAGGGAACCTGCTCACTGTCCTGGCTATCAGCTCTGACCCACACCTTCATactcccatgtacttcttcctggcCAACTTATCATTAACTGATGCCTGTTTCACCTCTGCTTCAATACCCAAAATGCTGGCCAACATTCATACCCAGAGTCGAACCATCTCCTATTCTGGTTGCCTTGCACAGCTGTATTTCCTCCTTGTGTTTGGTGGCCTTGACAACTTCCTTCTGGCTGTGATGGcatatgaccgctatgtggccatctgtcagCCACTCCATTACAGCACAGCTATGAGTCCCCCACTTTGTGCACTAATGCTGGTCATGTGCTGGGTGCTAACCAACTGCCCTGCCCTGATGCACACACTGCTGCTGACCCGTGTGGCCTTTTGTACCCACAAGGCCATCCCTCACTTCTACTGTGATCCCAGTGCTCTACTGAAGCTGGCCTGCTCAGATACCCGTATTAATGAGCTGATGATCATCACCATGGGCCTGATGTTCCTCACGGCT GCTCCCCTCATGCTGATCGTCCTCTCCTATGTCCGCATTTCCTGGGCTGTGTTTGGCATCTCATCTCCTGGAGGGCGCTGGAAAGCCTTCTCTACCTGTGGTTCTCACCTCACAGTAGTCCTGCTCTTCTATGGATCTCTTATGGGTGTTTATTTACTTCCTCCATCAACTCACTCTGCAGAGACTCAAAGCAGGGCTGCCATTCTCTATATGGTGATTATCCCTATGCTAAACCCATTCATTTATAGCTTGAGGAACAGAGACTTGAAGGAGGCCTTGGGTAAACTATTTggcaatggaaaaacattcctctTACCATTTTGGTGA
- the LOC115276609 gene encoding olfactory receptor 1N1, with amino-acid sequence MENQSSISEFILRGISQSPEQQQLLFGIFLCMYLVTLTGNILIILAIRSDPRLHTPMYFFLANLSFVDIGLTSSTVTKMLVNVQTQHHTISYAGCLTQMYFFLMFGDLDSFFLAVMAYDRYVAICRPLYYSTVMGPQVCALLLALCWVLTHAVALTHTLLMARLSFCVTGEIAHFFCDITPVLKLSCSDTHINKLMVFALGGTVLIVPFICIVISYIHIVLAILRVRTPGAGGKAFSTCSSHLCVVCVFYGTLFSAYLCPASVASEEKDIAAAAVYTVVTPMLNPFIYSLRNKDMKGALKRLLSHRRILSS; translated from the coding sequence ATGGAAAACCAATCCAGCATCTCTGAATTTATTCTCCGAGGAATATCTCAGTCACCAGAGCAACAGCAGTTACTCTTTGGAATTTTCCTGTGTATGTATCTTGTCACCTTAACTGGGAACATACTCATCATCCTGGCCATCAGATCAGACCCacgcctccacacccccatgtacttctttctGGCCAACCTATCTTTTGTTGACATAGGTTTAACATCTTCCACAGTTACCAAGATGCTGGTAAATGTGCAGACTCAACATCACACGATCTCCTATGCTGGATGCCTCAcacaaatgtatttctttctgatGTTTGGTGATCTGGACAGCTTCTTCCTGGCCGTAATGGCATATGACCGTTATGTGGCCATTTGTCGCCCTCTCTACTACTCCACAGTCATGGGCCCCCAAGTCTGTGCCTTGCTGCTTGCGTTGTGCTGGGTTCTCACCCACGCTGTTGCCCTGACCCACACCCTCCTCATGGCTCGGCTGTCCTTCTGTGTCACCGGGGAAATAGCTCACTTCTTCTGTGACATAACTCCTGTCCTGAAGTTGTCATGTTCTGACACTCACATCAACAAGTTGATGGTTTTTGCTTTAGGAGGCACAGTACTCATTGTCCCCTTTATCTGCATTGTCATCTCCTACATCCACATTGTATTGGCCATCCTGAGGGTCCGAACTCCTGGTGCAGGAGGCAAAGCCTTTTCCACCTGTAGTTCCCATCTCTGCGTCGTCTGTGTGTTCTATGGGACACTCTTCAGTGCCTATTTGTGCCCTGCCTCTGTTGCCtctgaagagaaagacattgcAGCGGCTGCAGTGTACACCGTGGTGACTCCCATGTTGAACCCCTTTATCTATAGCTTGAGGAACAAGGACATGAAGGGGGCCCTTAAGAGGCTCCTCAGTCACAGGAGAATTTTATCCTCTTAG
- the LOC115276256 gene encoding LOW QUALITY PROTEIN: olfactory receptor 1J4-like (The sequence of the model RefSeq protein was modified relative to this genomic sequence to represent the inferred CDS: deleted 1 base in 1 codon), producing MRRENQSSVSEFLLLGPIRPEQQGVFFALFLGMYLTTVLGNLLIVLLIRLDPRLHTPMYFFLSHLAFTDVSFSSVTVPKMLMDMHAKYKSIPYAECISQMYFFIFFTDLDSFLITSMAYDRYVAICHPLHYTTIMREELCALLVAVSWILSCASSLSHTLLLTQFMRRENQSSVSEFLLLGLPIWPEQQGMFFALFLGMYLTTVLGNLLIVLLIRLDPRLHTPMYFFLSHLALTDVSFSSVTVPRMLINMHFQDQSIPYSECVTQMYFFIFFTDLDNFLLTSMAYDRYVAICHPLCYTTIMRERVCILLVSVSWVLSCASALSHTLLLAQLSFCADNAIPHFFCDLGVLLKLSCSDTALNELVIFTVGVAVITLPLICILISYGHIGATILKIPSTRGICKALSTCGSHLSVVSLYYGTIIGLYFFPSSSSSSDKNIIASVMYTVVTPLLNPFIYSLRNRDMKGSLEKLLNRVIALCQ from the exons ATGAGGAGGGAGAACCAGAGCAGCGTGTCCGAGTTCCTCCTCCTGGGGCCCATCCGCCCAGAGCAGCAGGGCGTGTTCTTCGCCCTGTTCCTGGGCATGTACCTGACCACAGTGCTGGGGAACCTGCTCATCGTCCTGCTCATCAGACTGGACCCtcgcctccacacccccatgtacttcttcctcagccACTTGGCTTTCACTGATGTCTCTTTCTCATCTGTCACAGTCCCCAAAATGTTGATGGACATGCATGCTAAGTACAAATCCATCCCCTATGCAGAGTGCAtttcacaaatgtattttttcata ttttttactgACCTGGACAGCTTCCTTATTACATCAATGGcatatgaccgctatgtggctaTATGCCACCCTCTTCATTATACCACCATCATGAGGGAGGAGCTGTGTGCCTTACTAGTGGCTGTATCTTGGATTCTGTCCTGTGCGAGTTCTCTTTCCCACACCCTTCTCCTTACCCAGTT CATGAGGCGGGAGAACCAGAGCAGCGTGTCCGAGTTCCTGCTCCTGGGGCTGCCCATCTGGCCAGAGCAGCAGGGCATGTTCTTCGCCCTGTTCCTGGGCATGTACCTGACCACGGTGCTGGGGAACCTGCTCATCGTCCTGCTCATCAGGCTGGACCCTCGCCTCCACACCCctatgtacttcttcctcagtcACCTGGCCCTCACGGACGTCTCCTTTTCATCTGTCACCGTCCCCAGGATGCTGATAAATATGCACTTTCAGGATCAATCCATCCCCTACTCAGAGTGTGTAACAcagatgtattttttcatattttttactgATCTGGACAATTTTCTTCTCACTTCAATGGCATATGACCGgtatgtggccatctgtcacccaCTCTGCTACACCACCATCATGAGAGAAAGGGTGTGTATCTTACTAGTATCTGTATCCTGGGTCCTCTCCTGTGCCAGTGCCCTATCTCACACCCTCCTCTTGGCCCAGCTGTCTTTTTGTGCTGACAATGCCATCCCTCATTTCTTCTGTGACCTTGGTGTCCTGCTCAAACTCTCCTGCTCAGACACAGCCCTTAATGAGCTGGTCATTTTCACAGTAGGTGTGGCAGTCATTACTCTCCCACTAATTTGCATCTTGATCTCTTATGGCCACATTGGGGCCACCATACTAAAGATTCCATCTACCAGGGGGATCTGCAAAGCCTTGTCCACATGTGGCTCCCACCTCTCTGTGGTATCTTTGTATTATGGTACAATCATTGGGctgtattttttcccttcatccAGCAGTTCCAGTGACAAGAACATTATTGCCTCTGTGATGTACACAGTGGTCACTCCATTGCTTAATCCTTTCATTTAtagcctgaggaacagagacatgAAAGGATCCCTGGAGAAACTCCTCAACAGGGTAATAGCCTTATGTCAGTGA